The Deltaproteobacteria bacterium region AACCGACGGGGCCGCCGCAGGGTCGGTGCCCGCGCCCAGGGTGACGGAGTCACCGCCGGCTCCGACGGTCACGCTGATCATCTGGGCCTTGTGCGCCTTGTTGCCCTCGTGGCCGACCCCCAGGACCCAGACCTCGTACGAGCCGGGGGTCGCTCCGCCGGGGACGCTCACCGTGAAGTCCATGCCCATGTTGTTCGCGGTGCCATCGAGATCACCCGCGGAGCCATCGTCCCAGGCCGAGTTCCGGTTGCCGGCGTCCCAGGAGGTATTGTCGAAGCTGAGGGTGTAGCCATCCGGCGCGTTCGCATACACGTTTGAGGTGGCGATGAGGGTCGCGTCCCAGGTCTCACCTCCGCTCACGTCCCAGACGCTGTTCCAGCCGGCGATCGCCGGGCTGTTCGCGGTGCCGACGCCGATGGTCCACCCGCTGGGCAGGGCCGCCAGCACGCCGACGACCCCGTTGCCCGCGATGTTGGTGAAGCGGTAGTCGATCTCGAAGGTCCCGCCGGGGGTGGTGGAGCCCGAGGTGCCAGCGGCGCCATCGACGGCGGTGGTGATCACGGCGTCCGCGTCCACGTTCACGTGGCAGCCACCCTGGCTGCAGGTGGCGTACTTGGCGGGCCACGCGTGTGCAGTCCGAGGGGCCACGAGGGCGGCGAGCGCGAGGAGTCCGGCGAAGGCGAGAGAACGAGAGGGAGCGTGACTTCTCATGGGAGGATCCCCTGGAGCATGGAGCGCGAGAACGGCGGCTCGGGGACCCGCTTCGGAGAGATCGATCCTCAATGCGGCCCGGAAGGTCGCTCGCTCATCCCCATGAGCGAGACATCCGGACTCGACGGACGAGGATCCGTCGTCGGCAAGGCCCCCAAGACAAAGTCTTGTATGTGTTCGGTCGAGCGACCCGCCGACCCCTCGGCGGATCACTGCTTAGTCTAGTCGAACGAACGAGCCTGGCCACCCGAAAATCGAAGAAAATTCCAGGCTTGGCGCAATTCTTACGCACCCGGCCAAGCCCCCGGATCGAGGCGTCAATCGGTGTCAATCACGGTGCGGGGACGGAAGGCCGGCGAGGGATCGGGAGGATCCAGGGATGGCTGCGGCCGTCGTTGAAGCGCAGCCACCCGCCGCCGGGCGAGACCTCCACGCCGTAGAGGTTGTGGAGGATGTCCCCGACCGGTTCGCTCAGCTTCTTCACCTCGAGGCTGCGCCCGTCCACCAGGAGGAAGTGGGCCCGGAAGGTGCGAGGGGGGTCTTCGGGCAGGAGGATCAGCAGGAAGCGGTCGTCCGGGAGCGCCCGGATGAGGGCGTTGGTGTTTACCGGAACGCTCCCCAGATGATGGTCGGTGCCGGTCGAGAGGTCCGCCAGGTGGACCTCCAGGGGCCGCCAGATGGGGAGCTGGCCGCGCAGGAAGAGGGCGCGGTCCCGGGAGGCGCCGAGGTAGGCCGTGATCGGCTGCCCCTGCGGCCGGCTGGCGCAGAGGGTCTGCCCCTTCTCCAGGTCGAGGACGAGGAGGGCCGCTCCGGCGCCGCTCCCGCCGCCCTTCAGGCTCGCCGCGACCCGCGGGGCCTCGCGGAAGGCGGCGGGGTAGTGCTGCGCCTCGAGGTCCGCGGGCGGCGCGAGGAGCCTCGGGCTCCCGGGCTTCCAGGCGAGGAAGGGGTGCGGCAGCGTGCTCACGCCGAAGCCCCGGCGAGGCACCCCCACCCGGTGGCCGCTGGCCATCCGGAAGACGTCGTGGCTGGCGTGGCCCAGGCCGCCGAGCTGCGCCGCGTCCCGCTCCCGGAGGGTGTAGGACCAGTCCAGGCCGTCGTCGGGCACGGCCTTCCACTCCGGCGGCCGCGCGACGAAGAAGCGCCGCTGCTCGGGATCGGCGTCCTGCTTCCGGCAGTGGAAGCGCACCCCGTCCTCGAAGCCCGTGCGCTCGAGGCCGCCGCAGAAGAGGCCGGGCGGGGAGAGGGGCAGCGGCTCGCCGCCGTCGACGTTGATCACCATGATCTCCGAGGGGGCGCCCACCTCCCGGAGGGCCAGCCACTCGTCCGCCACGAAGGCGAGCTCGGAGTAGTTGCGCGCCGGCAGGGCCCGGGGCCTCGTCCCCTCGGTGGCCAGCGGGGCGGCGAGCAGATCGAGGCCGTGCTCGACGAGCTTCACGTCCTCGCACGCTCGCGCGAGCGGGGTCCGCACCACCTTCGCCTTGCCCCGGGGCTTGCGGGCCAGGGCCGGGCCCGCGACGAGGAGCGCGGCGGCGAGCAGCGAGAGCCCGAGCGCAGCCCTCACCGCGCTGCTCCTGCCTCGACGAGGCGGCGCCAGACCGCGAGGGAGGGCCAGTCCTCCTCCGGGTCTCGCTCGGCCGGGAAGGCGCCGTAGCGCTCCTCGGCCATCCGGAGGGCGTCGGTGGGATCGGCGCCGCGCGCGAGGAGAAGGGCGGCGATCCGCTCGAAGGCCCGCAGGTCGTCGTCGAGGAGGTCGCAGTCCGAGATGCGGAAGATCACCAGGGTCAGCGGGGTCACCGGCTGCATCACCCCCGGCGGGCAGTCGGGAGGGTCCTCCCCCCGGTGGTCGGGATCGGCGCCGGCCTCGAGCAGGCGTTCGACCTCCGCCGCGTCGAAGAAGGTGACGGCCTTCAGGAGGGCCTCGCCGAGGGCTGCGGGATCCATCGCGCCTCCCAGCCTACCAGCAGGCGGGCGGAGTGGTAGCGTGCGGTCCGATGCGCCGCCGTCGCCTCCTCCTCGCCCTGCTGCTCCTGCTGCCCCTCGCCGATCTGATCGCGACGCTGCTCTACCTGCGCCACGTCGAGGCGGCGCAGGCCGCGGGGGCGCCGCCGGCGAGGGCCGACGCGGCGGTGGTCTTCTTCGGGGACTCGATCGACGAACACACCCTGAACGAGGACACCCGGCAGCGGGTCGACCACGCCGCCTCCCTCTACCGGGAGGGTCGGGTGGGGGAGGTGATCTGCGTCGGGGGAAACCTCCCCTGGCTGGACTTCGCCGGCTCCGAGTTGATGAAGGCGCGGCTGATCGAGCAGGGCGTGCCCGCCGAGAGGATCAGCCTGGAGCACGACTCCCGCGACACCCTCGGGAACCTGGAGGCCGCCGCCGCCCAGCTCCACGCCCGCGGCCGCCGCAGCGCCATCCTGGTGAGCACCCGCCTCCACCTCTACCGCATCGCCCGGTGGAACGAGCTCGAGGGGCTGCGCTTCTTCGCCTCGGCCTCGGATCCCGCCGACGCCGGGCTCCTCGAGCGCTGGTGGCCGGTCCACCACGAGTGGGCCGCCTTCACCTTGCGCACCCTCTTCAGCGAGGAGGGCTACCAGCGGGTCACGGAGCTGGCCCGGAGGCTCGATCTCTGATCAGCACCGAGAGCCCGAAGTAGTTCACGGTGAAGTGGGCGAGCACCGGCGGCAGGAGGCTGCCCGACTGCTGGTAGAGCACGCCGAAGAGCACGCCCATCACCGCGGCGTAGTAGGGCCAGAAGCGCATGCTGCGGTCGGGGCCGACGTGCACCAGGCCGAAGAGGAAGGCCTGGAACCACAGGCCGGTGATGGGCAGGAGCGCGCCGCGGAAGAGCAGCTCCTCGGCGAAGCCGCTGCTCGCCGCCGCCACCACCACCCAGGGGTGGCTCACCGGCCCGAGGAGCTCGGCCATCCGCTGGTGGAAGGACTGGGCCCACTCGAAGCGCCGCCGGGCCAGCTCGCCGAGGCCGTGGGCCACCAGCCCCAGGGCGATGCCGGCGCCCCAGGAGAGCGGCCCCTCGGGCAGCAGCTTCGCACCGCCCGGGAGGTGGAAGAGGGAGGGCACGTCGAAGAGCCAGCCCAGCAGGAGGGCCAACCCGATCATCAGGCCGTAGAAGACGATGATCAGGCGGGCCGTCAGCCTCGGGGGCAAGGGCTGCCCCGCCTCCACCCCGTGCTCGTGCTCGTCCACGTCCACGTGCTCGGCCTCTCCCTGGCTCTCTCCTTCACCCCCCTCGACCCGCTCGCCCCCCTCAGCCTCAGCATCCGCCTCAGCCTCAGCGGCCTTTCCCTCTTCCTCCCGAGGGTCAGTGGCGTCGGAACCACTCACTCGAGCGCTCCTCTGAAGCGTGCCGCCTTCAGCTCAAGCTCGGCCAGCTCCCGCTCCATCGAGGCGCCCGCGACGATCCCACCGCCGCTGGGGTACTCGACCTCCCAGCGCCCGTCCCCGGCCCGGGTGAGCGTCGCCGTCCGGATCGGCAGGGTGAGCGAGAGCGCCCCGGCCGGCCCCACCCGACCGAAGGCCCCGCAGTAGTAGCCCCGGGGCGCGACCTCCAGCGCCTCGATGGCGCGCATCGCCGCGATCTTCGGCGCGCCGGTCACCGAGCCCCCGGGCAGCAGGGCCTGCAGGAGCTCGAGGGTCGAGTGGTCGGGGGAGAGCAGGCCCTCCACGTGGGTGACGAGGTGCTGCACCGGACCGCTGACCAGCCGCTCGAAGAGCTGGCGCGGCCGCACGCTGCCCGGCCGGCAGACCCGGCCCAGATCGTTGCGGACCAGATCGACGATCATGATGTGCTCGGCCCGCTCCTTCGGGTCGCGGCGCAGGCGCTCGAAGCGGCGGCGGCGCTCGGCGTCGCTCCCCTCGTTGGCGCAGGTCCCCTTGATCGGCGCCGAGACCGCCACGCCGGTGGCCGGCTCGTACTCGACGAGCAGCTCGGGGCTGGCCGAGGCGATGACCCGATCCCCCGCGTCGAGGTAGCCGGCCCGGAGGGGCAGCTCGCCCGCGCCCACCAGCCGCTCGAAGAAGGCCAGGGGGTCGCCCTCCCAGCGGGCGCGGTGGGCGGTGGTGAGGTTGAGCTGGTAGTAGCGGCCGGCGGCCAGCGCCTCCTGGATCCGCGCGAAGCGCTCGGCGTAGGCGGCCTCGTCGAGATCGCGCCGGGCCGCCCCCTCGCTCTGCCCGGCGGGCACCGGCGGCGCCCCGCCGAGGAGGGAGAGGAGGGCCTCGCGGGCCTCTGGCTCGCCCCGGGGGCGGGGCGCGGCCTCACCCGGCCGCAGCTCCAGCCAGGCCCGGTAGCGGTGGGCCAGCAGGCGGGGGACCGACTCGCCCGGCGGCGCCTCTCCCCCGCCCGGCACGAGGGCGCGCCCGGCCTCGTAGGAGAGGGCCAGGCACCAGAGGTCCCCGGAGGAGCGATCCGCCAGGATCCCCTCGAGGGCCGGCAGCACGGCCTCGCCGGCCTCCACCCGCAGGGTCTCGGCGGGATCGCAGGAGAGGAGGGTGATCGGCCCTTCCTGGAGCAGCAGCGCGCCGGGGCGGCCCGCCAGCGCGCGCAGCGCTCCCCGGGGGCTCGGCTCCAGGGTGGAGCCTCCTTCGGACTGGGCGGGCGCGCTCACGGGCCGCGCATCATACACCTTCACCTCCGAGGTGACCTCCGGGGCGGTCCGGGCTAGGTTGCCGGGCGAATTTGACGGCTCTCGCGGTCCCGGAACGTCCCGGGGCGGCGCAGATCCGAAGGAGATCCCCGTGCTCGTCACCCGCATCGTCGCCCTGCTCTCCCTCGCCCTCCTCCTCACGGCCTGCCCCGATCCGAAGCGCAGCGCCGCCGGCCTCGAGAAGAAGGAGCCCCCCGCCGCCCGCGGCGCGCACTCGCCGGCGCTGCCCACCGCCGGTGAGGACCCTGCGAGCGTCGTCGCCAAGATCGGCGAGCGGAAGGTCACCCTCGGCGAGGTCGACGAGCTGGCGATGGCCGAGCTGGTCGGCGCCGAGCGCGAGTTCCAGCGCAAGAAGTTCGAGATCCGGGTGTCCGTGCTGGAGGAGCTGCTGGTGAAGGAGCTCCTCGACGCCGAGGCCAAGAAGCGCGGGCTGAAGGACATGGAGGCCCTCGTCGAGGCCGCCGTCGAGAAGGGGACGCCCCTGCCCGGCGACGAGGAGGTCGCCGCCTTCTGGGAGAAGGCCAAGAGCGACCCCCGGATGGGCGCCGCGAGCTTCGAGGACGTGAAGCCCCAGATCGTCGGCTTCCTCCACCAGCAGAAGAAGCAGGAGGCCTTCGGCAAGCTCGTCGAGTCGCTCCGCGACGGGGCCGACGTGCAGATGATGCTCCTGCCCCCGCGGATCCAGGTCGAGGCCAAGGGTCCTCAGACCGGGAAGGACGACGCGCCGATCACCATCGTCGAGTGGTCCGACTTCGAGTGCCCCTACTGCAGCCGCGCCGAGCCGGTCGTGCAGCAGGTGCGCACGATCTACGGCGAGAAGGTGCGCGTGCTCTTCCGCCACTTCCCGCTGCCCTTCCACGCCAACGCCGGCAAGGCGGCCGAGGCGGCGGCCTGCGCCGACGACCAGGGCAAGTTCTGGAAGATGCACGAGGTGCTCTTCGCCAACCAGAAGGCCCTCCAGGTGGAGCAGCTGAAGATCCACGCCCGCACCATCGAGGGGATGGACGCCGAGAAGTTCGACGCCTGCCTCGACAGTGGCGAGAAGGCGAAGCTGGTCGAAGAGGATCTGGCGGCCGGCAAGGCCGTGGGCGTGACCGGCACCCCGGCCTTCTTCGTCAACGGCATCGAGCTCTCCGGCGCCCAGCCGCTGGAGAAGTTCAAGGAAGTCATCGATCGCGAGCTGGCCGCGCTCGAGACCAAGTAGCCCTCGCGCCTCAACCAACGAACCCGAAGAGAGATCGCCCGAAATGCGCCTGACCCGCAGCTTCGTCCCCACCCTGAAGGAGGCACCCAGCGACGCCGTGGTGCCCAGCCACATCCTCCTGGTGCGCGCCGGCTTCATCCGCCAGCTCGCCGCCGGCATCTACTCGATGCTGCCGCTCGGCTGGCGGGTGATGCGCAAGATCGAGAAGATCGTGCGCGAGGAGATGGACGGCATCGGCGCGCAGGAGTTCCACCTGCCGGCGATCCACCCCCGGGAGATCTGGGACGACTCCGGCCGCTGGGACGTGATGGGGCCGAACATGTTCCGGCTGCAGGATCGCGGCGGCCGTGACCTCTGCCTCGGCATGACCCACGAGGAGGTCTTCACCGAGATCGCCCGCAAGGAGCTGCGCTCGTACCGGGACCTGCCGCAGGTCTGGTACCAGATCCAGACCAAGTTCCGGGACGAGCCGCGGCCCAAGGCCGGCCTCTTGCGGGTGCGCGAGTTCACCATGAAGGACGCCTACTCCTTCGACGTGGAGGCCGCCGGCCTCGACGTGGCCTACGACGCCCAGCGCGACGCCTACAAGCGGATCTTCGAGCGCTGCGGCCTGACCTACCACATGGTGCAGGCCTACTCCGGCGCCATGGGCGGCCGGGAGTCGGCCGAGTTCATGGTCGAGACCGACGCCGGTGAGGATCTGGTCGCCGCCTGCGATGCCTGCGACTACGCCGCCAACACCGAGAAGGCCGTGGGGCACCTGCCCGAGCCGGGGGATCCCGACGCCTGCCCCGAGCCGGAGAAGTTCGCGACCCCGGGTCTCGAGACCATCGACCAGCTGGCCGAGGCCTTCCCCGAGGTGGCCCCGCCCGACCGGCAGATCAAGACCCTGATCTACCGGGTCGAGGACGACCTGCGGATCTTCCTCCTGAGGGGCGATCACGAGCTCAACGAGGCCAAGCTCGCCGGCGCCACCGGCACCGAGGTCTTCCGGCCCGCCACCCGCGAGGAGATCGTCGAGGCCCTCGGCGCCGAGCCGGGCTCCCTCGGCGGGGTGAAGTTCGACAAGCTGCCCATCACCGCCGACACCTGCCTGAAGGGCCGCCGGGACATGGTCACCGGCGCCAACGAGACCGGCTTCCACCTCAAGCACGTGGACGTGGCCCGGGACATCCCGGTGAAGGCCTTCGCCGACCTGCGCACGGTGACCGCCGGCGAGGGCTGCCCCCAGTGCGAGGAGGGCAAGCTGCGGATCTTCAAGGCCCTGGAGATCGGCCACATCTTCAAGCTCGGCACCCGCTACAGCGAGTCGATGGGCGCCACCATCCTCGACCACGATGGCAAGGAGCTGCCCATCGTCATGGGCTCCTACGGCATCGGCGTCGGGCGGATCCTGGCCTCGGCGGTGGAGCTCCACCACGACGAGGACGGCATCCGCTGGCCGGCGGCGATCGCCCCGGCGCAGGTGCACATCGCGCCCCTGCAGATGAAGGACGACGCGGTGAGGGAGAAGGGCGAGGAGCTCTACCAGGCCTTCACCGCCGCGGGCCTCGAGGCCATCCTCGACGACCGGGAGGAGCGGGCCGGCGTGAAGTTCAAGGACGCCGACCTCCTCGGCGTGCCCTGGCGGATCGCCATCGGCAAGCGGGGCCTGGACGAGGGCGTGGTCGAGCTGAAGGCCCGCGCCGGCAGCGAGGTCGAGAAGGTCGACGCCTCCCCCGAGGCGCTGGTGGCCCTCCTGAAGGAGCGGCTCGCCTCGTGAGGCCCGAGGAGCGGACGATCGTCGCCCTCGACTTCGATCGGGGCGAGCCCGCGGTGGCCCTGGCCGGGAAGCTGGCGGGCAAGGTCGGCGGGGTGAAGGTGGGCCTCGAGCTCTACCTCTCCGAGGGCCAGCAGATCGTCCGCGAGCTCGGGGCCGCCGGGCACCGCATCTTCCTGGACCTCAAGCTGCACGACATCCCCAACACCGTGGCGGGCGCCGCCCGGGTCGCCGGCTCCCTCGGGGTCTGGCTGCTCACCGTGCACGCCTCGGGCGGCGAGGCCATGGTCCGCGCCGCCGTCGAGGCCGCGGCCGAGGGGGCCGCCGCGGTGGGCGAGGAGCCGCCGAGGATCATGGCGGTCACCGTGCTGACCTCCCTCTCGGACGACGACCTCGGCGCCCTGGGAGTGGAGGGCGGCGCCACCGAGACCGCCCTGCGCTGGGCGCGCCTCGCCCGGGGCGCGGGCGCCGCGGGCGTCATCTGCTCGCCGCGGGAGGCCGCCGCCATGCGGGAGGCGCTCGGGGCGGACGCGCTGATCGTCACCCCGGGCGTCCGGCCGCCGGGCAGCGCCGTCGGCGATCAGGCCCGGGTGGCCACCCCCGCCGAGGCCGTGGCCGCCGGGGCCGACCACCTCGTCGTGGGCCGGCCGATCCGCGCCGCCGAGGATCCGGTGGCGGCGGCCGAGGCCATCGCCGCGAGTCTCTGATAAAAAGAACCCCTCGACCCTCGAACCCTCGCCTGGGGGAGAACACCATGAAGAGAGCCCTGTTCGCCCTGCTCGTCCTCTCGCTCACCGCCGCCTGTCCCGGCGAGAAGAAGCCGGAGGCCGGTGACCTCGAGCCCCTCGCCTTCGACCCCTCGGCGACGCCGCCCCCGCCGCCGGCGCCGCCCAAGCCCGCGCCGGCGCCCGTCGTGGCCGCCGCCCCGGCGGCCGAGGTGAACACCTGCTGCGTCTTCTCCGACGGGAACCGCATGAAGGGGCTCACCGCCGAGGAGTGCAAGGAGAGCGCCGGCACCTTCGATCCGAAGTGTGACGCGAAGCTCGCCGAGCCCCCCGCCGCGGAGGCCGCCCCCGGTGAGGCGGGTGCCAGCGAGGAGCCCTGCTGCACCTTCCCCAATGGGATGATGCGCCGGGGCGTGCCGCAGGAGGCCTGCGACGCCGCGAAGGGCGTCTACAGCCTCGACTGCGACGACGATCAGGACAGCGAGTAGGGGCCGCTAGTCCACGATCGCGCCCAGCCAGTCCGGCTCGCCGGGCGCGGCCTCTTCTTCGGCGACGGCCGGGGCCGTCGCCGGGGCGGGCCGCAGCAGCGCCCGGGCGTAGGCCGAGTCGGGGTAGTCGCGCAGCAGCCGGTTGCGCGCCCCCGCGTCACCGCCCGCCCGTGCCCAGCGGTAGAGCACGAGGTCGGGGGCGTGGGGCTGGAGGAGGGTGGTCACGGCCTTGCCGAGGGTTGCGGGCGCCCGCCGCGGTGAGAGGGTGGAGCGCCAGCGCTCGATGGGGCCCGCCGGCTCCACCAGCCGAAGATCCACCGCCAGCACCTTGCCGAGGCGCTCGACCCGCAGGTCGAGGATGAGCCGGCCCCTCACCGCTGGCAGGCTCGCGCGCACGCAGCCCAGGTCGGCCCGGCAGGGCGCACCCAGGGGCTCGAGCTGATCACCGTCGATGAGCCGGAAGTGGCGCAGCCCGGCGATGGACTCTCGCAGCTCGCGCTCGAGCTGGGTCAGCTCGGCCGCGCTCACGCCCTCGCCGCCGTGGATGGGCAGCAGGACCAGCGGGGTGGGCTCGGGCGTGGCGAGGGCCGGCGCGGCGAGGAGGGAGGGGAGCGCGAGGAGGACGAGGAGGGATCGCATGGTCGCTCCTCCTAGAACTCGTAGGCGAGGCCGAGGGCGAGGCCCAGCCCGCCGAACTGCGCCCCGCGGGCCTGGTAGGAGAGCTGGGGCTGGAGCTCGACCGAGGTGCCCAGGGGGATCTCGGCCCGGTAGGCGAGGCGCACCGCCGAGAGCCCGTTGAGGGGCCAGCTGGTGACCTCCACCTGCGCGGCCATCGGCACCTGCGGCACCGTGGCCCAGTGCAGCTCGAGCCCGGTCTGGGTTCCGACCCGGGCGACGTGGCCGGCCCAGAGCCGCAGGTGGGTGCCGGGGTCGCGGCCGATGCGCAGCTCGCCCCGCGCGCCGCCGGTGAAGCGCTCGGCGTTGGCGCCGAGGACGAGGCGCCCGGTCAGCCCGAAGTACTCGTGGAGGGCGAAGGCCACCTCGCCGAAGCCGTAGTCGAAGCCGGCGTCGAGCCCGACCAGGGGGCCGCTGTCGAGGCCGCCCTGGACCCCCTTGGCCCGCAGCCGGACGCCGCCCACCCGGATGCTGTCGAGGGCGCCGACGAAGCGGTAGGTGAAGTCGAGCTGGATCTGGAAGTAGTTGTCCGGCAGCGGGTCGGCCGTGGGGACGGCCCGCCGGCCGAAGTCCACGTACTCGACCATCGCGTTGGCCCGGGAGCGGTTGCCCTGGAGGGCCTCGAGGCGACGCTCGTGGAGGCGCTCGTCCTGGCTCTGGCGGACCCGCACCCGGAAGGGCGCCTCGGCGCTGGCGAACTGCGGCCCCGCGTAGGGCCCCGACTCTCCCGCCAGGTAGTACTCGACGCCGGGCACCTTCACCGCCTCGGCCGGGATCCGGGCCAGGAAGTCACCCGCGGGCACCCGCCCGAAGGGCAGGGTCTGGTACTCCGCCTCACCGATCCGGCGCCAGTGGAGGCGCAGCTCGGTGACCGCGGCGGCGTCGGTGGCGCCGAGCTCGATCTCGATCGCCTGCTCGGGCTCCTGGTGGTGGGGCGGGACGTGGATCAGCCGCGCCGCGGGCGCCTCCTCGGCGCGGGCGAGCCCGGGCAGCGCCCCGAGGGCGAGGCCGGCGGCGAGGAGCAGGATGGTCTTCTTCGCTTGCATGAGCTTCATCGTCGTCTCCTTCACCAGTTGAAGACGGTGGACACGCCGGCCGAGAGGCCGCCGTGGTTGATGTTGCGCAGGCCGTAGCCCACCTGCCCGCCGAGCTCGAACCAGGGGGTGAACTCGTAGCGAGCCTCGTAGATCAGCCGCACCCCGATGTCGCTCTCGACCACCGGGTGGGTGGTCACCTCGACCCGGCCGCTCATCGGCATCCGGGGCACGGTGTCCCAGGAGAGCTGCAGCAGGTAGGTCTCGCCGAGGCCGCCGATGGAGAGCGCGCCCAGCTGGAGGTTCGTGCCCTCCTCCCGGCCGAGGCGAAGGCGGAACTGTCCGCCGCCCGCCATGCCGCCCCGGTCGATGCCGACCAGGCCGCGGGCGATCATGCCGACGTAGGGGGAGAAGTGGAACTCGAGCTCGGTGTAGCCGAAGTTGAAGCCGACGACCTCGGTGACGTCCTCGAAGTCGGTGGTGGGGTCGCCGTCGGCGGCCTCGATGGCCTGGGTGTCGCCGCCGCGGCCGTGGTAGCCGCCGTAGCCGGCGCGGATGGAGTGGAAGACCAGCGCGCCCTCCCCGCTGCCGGCCCGGGCGCGGATCCGGTAGAGGAAGTCGGCGGTGAAGTGCGAGTACCGGTCGGCGTTCTCGAAGCGGTAGAAGTCGACGTACTCGTAGGCGAGGCGCACCGAGGAGCGGCCCGAGCGGTCGGGCGCGATGGGCGCCTTGTGTACCGCCAGCCGGGTCGAGCCGCGCTCGCCCACCGCCGTGTCGACCTCGTCCCCCTCGAGCTGCAGGGAGACCTGCCAGTCCATCGAGGGCGTCCTGACCTCGCTGGCCGGGATCTCGGCGACGTAGGTCGAGGCGCCGATCGGGTGCATCCGGGCGAGCTTCAGCTCCTCCTCCCCGGTGGCGCGGTAGTGGAGGAGG contains the following coding sequences:
- the pyrF gene encoding orotidine-5'-phosphate decarboxylase is translated as MVALDFDRGEPAVALAGKLAGKVGGVKVGLELYLSEGQQIVRELGAAGHRIFLDLKLHDIPNTVAGAARVAGSLGVWLLTVHASGGEAMVRAAVEAAAEGAAAVGEEPPRIMAVTVLTSLSDDDLGALGVEGGATETALRWARLARGAGAAGVICSPREAAAMREALGADALIVTPGVRPPGSAVGDQARVATPAEAVAAGADHLVVGRPIRAAEDPVAAAEAIAASL
- a CDS encoding DsbA family protein; amino-acid sequence: MLVTRIVALLSLALLLTACPDPKRSAAGLEKKEPPAARGAHSPALPTAGEDPASVVAKIGERKVTLGEVDELAMAELVGAEREFQRKKFEIRVSVLEELLVKELLDAEAKKRGLKDMEALVEAAVEKGTPLPGDEEVAAFWEKAKSDPRMGAASFEDVKPQIVGFLHQQKKQEAFGKLVESLRDGADVQMMLLPPRIQVEAKGPQTGKDDAPITIVEWSDFECPYCSRAEPVVQQVRTIYGEKVRVLFRHFPLPFHANAGKAAEAAACADDQGKFWKMHEVLFANQKALQVEQLKIHARTIEGMDAEKFDACLDSGEKAKLVEEDLAAGKAVGVTGTPAFFVNGIELSGAQPLEKFKEVIDRELAALETK
- a CDS encoding anthranilate synthase component I family protein; its protein translation is MSAPAQSEGGSTLEPSPRGALRALAGRPGALLLQEGPITLLSCDPAETLRVEAGEAVLPALEGILADRSSGDLWCLALSYEAGRALVPGGGEAPPGESVPRLLAHRYRAWLELRPGEAAPRPRGEPEAREALLSLLGGAPPVPAGQSEGAARRDLDEAAYAERFARIQEALAAGRYYQLNLTTAHRARWEGDPLAFFERLVGAGELPLRAGYLDAGDRVIASASPELLVEYEPATGVAVSAPIKGTCANEGSDAERRRRFERLRRDPKERAEHIMIVDLVRNDLGRVCRPGSVRPRQLFERLVSGPVQHLVTHVEGLLSPDHSTLELLQALLPGGSVTGAPKIAAMRAIEALEVAPRGYYCGAFGRVGPAGALSLTLPIRTATLTRAGDGRWEVEYPSGGGIVAGASMERELAELELKAARFRGALE
- a CDS encoding type II CAAX endopeptidase family protein, which produces MDEHEHGVEAGQPLPPRLTARLIIVFYGLMIGLALLLGWLFDVPSLFHLPGGAKLLPEGPLSWGAGIALGLVAHGLGELARRRFEWAQSFHQRMAELLGPVSHPWVVVAAASSGFAEELLFRGALLPITGLWFQAFLFGLVHVGPDRSMRFWPYYAAVMGVLFGVLYQQSGSLLPPVLAHFTVNYFGLSVLIRDRASGPAP
- a CDS encoding proline--tRNA ligase — protein: MRLTRSFVPTLKEAPSDAVVPSHILLVRAGFIRQLAAGIYSMLPLGWRVMRKIEKIVREEMDGIGAQEFHLPAIHPREIWDDSGRWDVMGPNMFRLQDRGGRDLCLGMTHEEVFTEIARKELRSYRDLPQVWYQIQTKFRDEPRPKAGLLRVREFTMKDAYSFDVEAAGLDVAYDAQRDAYKRIFERCGLTYHMVQAYSGAMGGRESAEFMVETDAGEDLVAACDACDYAANTEKAVGHLPEPGDPDACPEPEKFATPGLETIDQLAEAFPEVAPPDRQIKTLIYRVEDDLRIFLLRGDHELNEAKLAGATGTEVFRPATREEIVEALGAEPGSLGGVKFDKLPITADTCLKGRRDMVTGANETGFHLKHVDVARDIPVKAFADLRTVTAGEGCPQCEEGKLRIFKALEIGHIFKLGTRYSESMGATILDHDGKELPIVMGSYGIGVGRILASAVELHHDEDGIRWPAAIAPAQVHIAPLQMKDDAVREKGEELYQAFTAAGLEAILDDREERAGVKFKDADLLGVPWRIAIGKRGLDEGVVELKARAGSEVEKVDASPEALVALLKERLAS
- a CDS encoding YdcF family protein; protein product: MRRRRLLLALLLLLPLADLIATLLYLRHVEAAQAAGAPPARADAAVVFFGDSIDEHTLNEDTRQRVDHAASLYREGRVGEVICVGGNLPWLDFAGSELMKARLIEQGVPAERISLEHDSRDTLGNLEAAAAQLHARGRRSAILVSTRLHLYRIARWNELEGLRFFASASDPADAGLLERWWPVHHEWAAFTLRTLFSEEGYQRVTELARRLDL